The genomic window TAAAAAGCAATTTCATGCCCTTTGGATGAAATTGCTTTTATCAAATTCTGAAGTTTTTCTGCAATGGAAATCTCAACAAAAAAACTTGCTTTTATATCATGAATATCTAAAATTCTGAGAATAGCTTTCGTATTGTCAATGGTAATTTTTAATCTCTCATCATCAGAAATTTGACTGCCGTTTTTAGCGTCAGATTCAATATTTATAATGTTAAAAGTTAATAAAACCATTTAAATTAAATTTTAGATAAATTTTGTATTAAATTAATAATCAAGTGTTAAATAGATTTTTATTTAAACACTAACTTTAAGTAAATTAATTTTTAGCTAATTTCACTTTTAAATTTTTGATCATATCTTTTGTCATCTCAGAAATTCCAAAATCATAAGATAATCCCCAGTCTTTTTTTGCAACAGAATCATCAATCGACGCCGGCCAAGAATCTGCAATAGCCTGTCTGAAATCCGGCTTATAATCGATTTCAAATTCCGGAATTTCTTTCTTGATTTCTTCTGCCAATTCTTTTGGAGTAAAAGACATTCCACCCAAATTGTAAGACGAACGAACCGTCAAGTTTTCCTTCGGAGCTTCCATTAATTTTAATGTTGCGTTGATCGCGTCATCCATATACAACATCGGCATTCCTGTATTTTCGGAAATGAAACTTGTATATTTTCCTTCTTCGATTGCTTCGTAGAAAATCTCAACGGCATAGTCGGTTGTTCCTCCCCCTGCCGGAGTTTTCCATGAAATAAGTCCCGGATATCTGATACTTCTTACATCTACCCCATGCTTGTCGAAATAATATTCACACCATTTTTCACCCGCCATTTTTGAAATACCGTATACAGTTGTCGGATTCAAAACTACATCTTGTTCAACATTTTCCTTCGGAATTCCTTTCCCGAAAACCGCAATTGAACTTGGCCAGAAAATCTTTTGGATAAGACCTTCTTTTGCCATTTCACAAAAATGAAGAAGAGGTTCAAGATTCAATTTCCATGCGAAAATCGGCTGCTTTTCAGAAGTTCCTGATAACAGTGAAGCCAGGTGATAAACGGTCGTAATATCGTAATCTTTAATTACCTGTCTCACCAGTTGGGTATTGGTAACATCCATTCTTTCATAATGTCCTGCAGCGGTGATTCCCTTTTGCCATCTGTCAAGCCCTGAAGCAACTACATTATCTGCTCCGTGAATTTCAACAAGTCTGTTTGTAAGCTCGGTGCCGATTTGTCCTAAAGCACCTGTAATAAGTATTTTTTCCGTGTGGGATTCCATTTTTCTTTTTATTAGTTGACAAAAGCAAAAGTAAATATTTTAGAGCCTATCTTAAAACAAAATTGTAAATTCGATTACAAAATTTGCAAATGAAAAAGATTATTATTTTTTTGATTCTATTTTCTCACACATTTTCAGCACAATACACAGATATTAACATCGTAAAAGAAGTGAAGGTAAAGAACAAAGGCGTTGTCGTTTCGGCACATCCTCTTGCCAGTGAAGCAGGCTCAAAAATACTAAAAATGGGAGGTAACGCTTATGATGCGATTGTTGCAACACAATATGCTCTGGCGGTGGTTTATCCTCAAGCCGGAAATATCGGCGGCGGTGGATTTTTAGTAGGTGTAAAAAATAATGGTGAAAAATTCTCCATAGATTACCGTGAAACTGCTCCCCAAAAGGCAACCCACAGTATGTATATTGACAAAAACGGAAAAGCCAATACCGATCTTTCCCAAAACGGAAGGCTGGCTGTAGGAGTTCCGGGAAGTGTTGCGGGATTTTTTGCTACTTTAAAACATTGCAAACTTTCTATGGATCAGTTGATTCAACCTGCGATTGATTTAGCAGAAAAAGGATTTGCCATTACCGAGCAGGAAGCCAACTTATTAAATGCAAGTAAAGAATATTTTCAAAAACATAATACTTCTTCCATTGTTTTCGTAAAATCTGTTCCCTGGAAAGCGGGAGATATTTTAGTTCAGAAAGAATTAGCGGAAACTTTAAAATTAATTCAAAAACAGGGTTTAAAAGGCTTTTATGAAGGAAAAACAGCCGGACTTCTTGTAGCAGAAATGAAAAAAGGAAACGGAATCATCACGCTGGAAGATCTTAAAAATTATAAAGTTGCAGAAAGAAAAGCATTAGAATTTGAATACAAAGGAAATACTGTTGTTTCGATGCCGCTGCCTTCAAGTGGAGGAATTTTACTAGCTCAGATGTTGAAAATGGCAGGCTATGAAAATTTGGAAAAATATCAGCAAAATTCAACAAAAGCGGTTCAGATTATGGTGGAAGCAGAAAGAAGAGCGTATGCCGACAGAGCTGAACACATGGGAGATCCTGATTTTATTGAAGATAAAACTTCTTATTTAATTTCTGATGAATATATTAAAAACAGATGGAAAAATTTCAGTTTTAATAAAGCTACACCAAGTTCTGAGGTTGGAAAAATCATTAAACAACCGAAAGAATCTACAGAAACAACCCATATCTCCGTCATTGATAAAAACGGAAATGCAGCAGCAGTGACCACCACCCTGAACGGACTATACGGAAGCAAAGTCATGGTTTCCGGTGCCGGATTTTTCTTAAATAACGAAATGGATGATTTTTCGATAAAACCGGGTGTACCCAATATGTATGGAGCTGTGGGCGGAGAAGCCAATTCGATTCAGCCTAATAAAAGGATGCTTTCATCCATGACGCCGACCATTGTCTTGAAAAACGGAAAACCTTATATGGTAGTAGGAACTCCGGGTGGAACGACGATTCCAACTTCAGTTTATCAATCCATCGTAGATGTTGTTGATTTTAAATTGAATGCTAATATTTCCGTAAACGCCCCGAAGTTTCATCATCAATGGCTTCCTGAAACCGTAGCTTTTGAAAAGAATTTCCCTGAAACTACCATTCAAGAGTTAGAAAAACTTGGCTACAAAGCGGAAAAATGGAACCAGATCGGAAGAACGGAAATGATTCTGATTGATGATAACGGAAATATTCATGCGGTTGCAGATGGAAGGGGTGATGATTCTGTGGCGGTGGAATGAATATAGACTTTGAAAGGCTTCGTGAACATTCATACAAACCTTCAAGGTTTTAAAAACCTTGAAGGTTTAAATAATCACAAATTAATTATATCGGGAGTTTCGGCGGGGCTTTCAGCCCCGCCGAAACTTTCCCTGACTTTTATCATATTTTCAAGTTAATTTTCTTATTTTTCTCCCTTTAAAAATTAAAAACAACTCTTTTGAAGTCAAAAAAATTCCATCATCAGCTTTATTTTCAGGTTATTATAGCCATTGTTGCGGGTATACTTTTAGGCAAATTTTATCCCGAACTGGGCGAAAAAATGAAACCTTTAGGTGACGGATTCATTAAACTCGTAAAAATGATCATTGCTCCGGTAATTTTCATCACTCTTACCTTAGGAATCGCTCACATGACCGATCTGAAAAGAGTGGGGAGAATTGCTATAAAATCAATGATATATTTCCTGACTTTTTCTACTTTAGCGCTGATCATAGGATTGATAGTCGGAAATATTTTACAGCCCGGACACGGCTTAAACATTGACCCTTCCACCCTTTCGGGCGATGTTTCACAATATCAGCAAAAAGCCCACGAAACGACACTGACAGGTTTTATTATGAACATAATTCCTGAAACACTGTTTAGTCCACTGGTGGGAGAAAATATTCTGCAGGTGCTTTTGGTGGCGATATTGATGGGGGTTGCACTGGTTTTAACCAAAGAAAAAAGCCATAAAGTGACAGATTTTCTTCAGGATCTTTCGACTCCGGTTTTCAAAATTGTGCATATGCTGATGAAACTGGCGCCTATCGGGGCTTTTGGAGCTATGGCTTTCACGATCGGAAAGTACGGGCTGCACTCTGTCTTGAATCTCATCTTTTTAGTCGGCACATTTTATATTACTTCTGCCCTGTTTGTGGTATTGGTTTTAGGAACTGTGGCCTGGTATAATGGTTTTAATATTTTTAAATTAATGTACTATCTGAAAGAAGAACTTTTACTGGTTTTGGGCACAAGTTCTTCGGAATCTGCACTTCCCGGAATTATGGAAAAACTGGAAAAAGCGGGCTGTTCACGAACTATTGTCGGCTTGGTGGTTCCTACCGGATATTCCTTCAATTTAGATGGAACGAATATTTATATGACACTCGCTTCCTTATTTATTGCTCAGGCTTTGAATATTCACCTTCCGATTGAGAAGCAAATTATCCTGCTTTTGGTTGCAATGTTGAGTTCAAAAGGAGCTGCAGGTGTTACCGGAGCTGGGTTTGTTACCTTAGCCGCGACATTGGCCGTTGTTCCCGAAATTCCGATTGCCGGAATGACCTTAATTTTAGGTATCGATAAATTTATGAGTGAATGCCGTGCTCTCACCAATGTGATCGGAAACTCTGTTGCAACGGTAGTGGTAGCAAATTGGGAAGAACAACTGGACAAAGAGCAGCTGCATTTTTGCCTGAATCATCCGAACGAGATTGAAAAGAAACTGGAGGTTTAAAAATAGTTTAAATTAAAATATTCAAGCTTGAAGGCTGAACTTTGATATGAATCGGGGATTTTATTTTGTTGAACTCCCCGTCAAGATGCCAGTTTTTGGTATTGACTTTAAATTCTATTTCTGAAACAGGAAGATAAGTGATGTAATCGTCGTCCTTCAATTTTTTGGTGAACATTCTGAACGCAAAAAGCGGAGAATAGGTCAGCGGAAATTTTTTCACCAAAACCATATCTACCAAACCATCACTTTTACTTGCTTGGGGAGCAATATAGGCGTTGTTTCCGAACTGGCGGGTATTGGCAATATTCAGCATTAAATATTTTCCGTTGTACTGTTTATACTGTTCATCAAAAAATTTAACTTTTATCGGCTTATACTTGAAAAATGTTTTAAGTGATACTTTAATATAATTTTTAAATCCACGGTTGGTTTTTTCAAATTCTTTCACCACTTTCCCATCGAACCCCGTCCCTGAAACATTAATAGAAAGCCTGTCATTGACCGTAAAAGTGTCTATTTTCCTTGATTTTTTTGCTTTAATTTTTTCTAGTAATTCATCCAGATTTTTACTGAACTGGGTCTCGTTAGAAAAACCATTTCCCGACCCTGCCGGAAAAATAGCGAGAACTTTTTCTGTATCAATAAGGTTTCGTGCAACAGTGGAAATCGTACCATCACCGCCAATGGCGACAAAAATATCTACATCATTGAAATGTTTCTGTATAAAATCATCCGTCCCCAAAATCGACTCCGAAATATAATACAAAGGTTCTTTCACCTTAGTTTT from Chryseobacterium wanjuense includes these protein-coding regions:
- a CDS encoding diacylglycerol/lipid kinase family protein; this encodes MLPNQAAFFNFATMEKVAFIINPFSAKKNYQPFLNELKTKVKEPLYYISESILGTDDFIQKHFNDVDIFVAIGGDGTISTVARNLIDTEKVLAIFPAGSGNGFSNETQFSKNLDELLEKIKAKKSRKIDTFTVNDRLSINVSGTGFDGKVVKEFEKTNRGFKNYIKVSLKTFFKYKPIKVKFFDEQYKQYNGKYLMLNIANTRQFGNNAYIAPQASKSDGLVDMVLVKKFPLTYSPLFAFRMFTKKLKDDDYITYLPVSEIEFKVNTKNWHLDGEFNKIKSPIHIKVQPSSLNILI
- a CDS encoding dicarboxylate/amino acid:cation symporter translates to MKSKKFHHQLYFQVIIAIVAGILLGKFYPELGEKMKPLGDGFIKLVKMIIAPVIFITLTLGIAHMTDLKRVGRIAIKSMIYFLTFSTLALIIGLIVGNILQPGHGLNIDPSTLSGDVSQYQQKAHETTLTGFIMNIIPETLFSPLVGENILQVLLVAILMGVALVLTKEKSHKVTDFLQDLSTPVFKIVHMLMKLAPIGAFGAMAFTIGKYGLHSVLNLIFLVGTFYITSALFVVLVLGTVAWYNGFNIFKLMYYLKEELLLVLGTSSSESALPGIMEKLEKAGCSRTIVGLVVPTGYSFNLDGTNIYMTLASLFIAQALNIHLPIEKQIILLLVAMLSSKGAAGVTGAGFVTLAATLAVVPEIPIAGMTLILGIDKFMSECRALTNVIGNSVATVVVANWEEQLDKEQLHFCLNHPNEIEKKLEV
- the ggt gene encoding gamma-glutamyltransferase: MKKIIIFLILFSHTFSAQYTDINIVKEVKVKNKGVVVSAHPLASEAGSKILKMGGNAYDAIVATQYALAVVYPQAGNIGGGGFLVGVKNNGEKFSIDYRETAPQKATHSMYIDKNGKANTDLSQNGRLAVGVPGSVAGFFATLKHCKLSMDQLIQPAIDLAEKGFAITEQEANLLNASKEYFQKHNTSSIVFVKSVPWKAGDILVQKELAETLKLIQKQGLKGFYEGKTAGLLVAEMKKGNGIITLEDLKNYKVAERKALEFEYKGNTVVSMPLPSSGGILLAQMLKMAGYENLEKYQQNSTKAVQIMVEAERRAYADRAEHMGDPDFIEDKTSYLISDEYIKNRWKNFSFNKATPSSEVGKIIKQPKESTETTHISVIDKNGNAAAVTTTLNGLYGSKVMVSGAGFFLNNEMDDFSIKPGVPNMYGAVGGEANSIQPNKRMLSSMTPTIVLKNGKPYMVVGTPGGTTIPTSVYQSIVDVVDFKLNANISVNAPKFHHQWLPETVAFEKNFPETTIQELEKLGYKAEKWNQIGRTEMILIDDNGNIHAVADGRGDDSVAVE
- a CDS encoding NAD-dependent epimerase/dehydratase family protein, which codes for MESHTEKILITGALGQIGTELTNRLVEIHGADNVVASGLDRWQKGITAAGHYERMDVTNTQLVRQVIKDYDITTVYHLASLLSGTSEKQPIFAWKLNLEPLLHFCEMAKEGLIQKIFWPSSIAVFGKGIPKENVEQDVVLNPTTVYGISKMAGEKWCEYYFDKHGVDVRSIRYPGLISWKTPAGGGTTDYAVEIFYEAIEEGKYTSFISENTGMPMLYMDDAINATLKLMEAPKENLTVRSSYNLGGMSFTPKELAEEIKKEIPEFEIDYKPDFRQAIADSWPASIDDSVAKKDWGLSYDFGISEMTKDMIKNLKVKLAKN